A single Pseudomonas sp. DC1.2 DNA region contains:
- a CDS encoding IclR family transcriptional regulator, with product MQEDAPKIVKDAAPTGTQTLLRGLGVVQAVASGARDLKEIARLIGTTRSTTHRLASCLVEERYLRVVPQIGYLLGPKLIELGFQAREELPLVTLAGPYLDELSALTGDTIHLAIREGDEVLYLHKNPGRNGPEMRSRVGHRMPLARTGIGKALMLDDAQENWQRLYEVSLPQGGKNQFWPQHPEQSWAQFQQRMVEYVAGGYAFDLEDNEPSIRCVAAPIRDASKRIVAGISIASTVPYMPLEKMAELIPLIKGVTARLSAELGLKV from the coding sequence ATGCAGGAAGATGCCCCAAAAATCGTCAAGGACGCCGCGCCCACCGGCACCCAAACCCTGCTTCGTGGCTTGGGTGTGGTTCAGGCCGTGGCCAGTGGCGCCCGCGATCTCAAGGAAATCGCCCGGCTGATCGGCACCACGCGTAGCACCACCCACCGTTTGGCCAGTTGCCTGGTGGAAGAGCGTTACCTGCGCGTCGTGCCGCAAATCGGCTATCTATTGGGGCCGAAGCTGATTGAGTTGGGCTTCCAGGCTCGTGAAGAGTTGCCGCTGGTGACCCTGGCCGGGCCGTATCTGGATGAGCTATCGGCGTTGACCGGCGACACCATTCACCTGGCTATTCGTGAAGGTGACGAGGTGCTGTATCTGCACAAAAATCCGGGGCGTAATGGCCCGGAAATGCGCTCGCGGGTTGGCCATCGTATGCCGTTGGCGCGCACCGGGATTGGTAAGGCGCTGATGCTCGATGATGCGCAGGAAAATTGGCAGCGGCTTTACGAAGTCAGTTTGCCGCAGGGCGGGAAAAATCAGTTTTGGCCGCAGCACCCGGAACAGTCCTGGGCGCAGTTTCAGCAGCGCATGGTCGAGTATGTGGCGGGCGGTTACGCGTTCGATCTGGAAGACAATGAGCCGTCGATTCGCTGCGTGGCCGCACCGATTCGTGATGCGAGCAAGCGCATCGTCGCCGGTATCAGTATCGCTAGCACTGTGCCCTATATGCCGCTGGAAAAAATGGCCGAGCTGATTCCCCTGATCAAAGGGGTCACGGCTCGGCTCTCGGCGGAGCTAGGCCTGAAGGTTTAA
- a CDS encoding NAD(P)-dependent alcohol dehydrogenase produces the protein MYTAIGYAAQSATTPLAPVKFERRSPRADDVAIDILYCGVCHSDIHQARNEWGIAVYPLMPGHEIVGKVTAVGANVTQHKIGDLVGVGCMVDSCRSCEACRSNLEQYCLEGPTMTYATPDRVDGSNTMGGYSDSIVVSEHFVVRIPEKLDLASAAPILCAGITTYSPLKHYGVKAGDKVGILGMGGLGHMGIKFAKAMGAEVTLFTRSASKAEEGRRQGADHVIVSSDAEQMKAAAGQFNFLLDTIPVQHDLNPYLDTLRFDGVHILVGLIEPIDPPVHAAKLVLGRRVLAGSLIGGVAETQEVLDFCAEHGITCDIEMLDINHINEAFTRMIAGDVKYRFVIDMATLKV, from the coding sequence ATGTACACCGCTATCGGATATGCTGCCCAATCGGCCACCACTCCCCTCGCCCCTGTGAAATTCGAACGCCGCAGCCCAAGGGCCGACGACGTGGCGATCGACATTCTTTACTGCGGCGTCTGCCATTCCGACATCCACCAGGCCCGCAACGAGTGGGGCATCGCCGTGTACCCGCTGATGCCTGGCCACGAGATCGTGGGCAAAGTGACCGCCGTCGGGGCGAATGTTACCCAACACAAAATCGGCGATCTGGTCGGCGTCGGCTGCATGGTCGACTCCTGCCGCAGTTGCGAAGCCTGCCGGTCCAACCTTGAGCAATATTGCCTCGAAGGTCCGACCATGACTTACGCCACCCCGGACCGGGTCGATGGCAGCAACACAATGGGCGGTTACTCTGACAGCATCGTAGTCAGCGAGCACTTTGTGGTGCGCATCCCGGAAAAACTCGACCTGGCCAGCGCCGCACCGATTCTCTGTGCCGGCATCACCACCTACTCGCCGCTCAAGCACTACGGGGTGAAGGCCGGCGACAAAGTCGGGATTCTCGGCATGGGTGGCCTCGGCCATATGGGCATCAAGTTTGCCAAGGCAATGGGCGCTGAAGTGACATTGTTCACCCGCTCGGCGAGCAAGGCCGAGGAAGGCCGACGTCAGGGCGCCGACCACGTGATCGTCTCCAGCGATGCCGAACAGATGAAGGCTGCCGCCGGACAGTTCAACTTCCTGCTCGACACCATTCCCGTGCAGCACGACCTCAACCCCTACCTCGACACCTTGCGTTTCGACGGCGTACACATTTTGGTGGGGTTGATCGAGCCGATAGATCCGCCAGTCCACGCCGCCAAACTGGTATTGGGCCGCCGGGTATTGGCCGGCTCGCTGATTGGTGGCGTCGCAGAAACTCAGGAAGTGCTGGATTTCTGCGCCGAACACGGCATCACCTGCGACATCGAAATGCTCGACATCAACCACATCAACGAAGCGTTCACCCGCATGATTGCCGGTGACGTGAAATACCGCTTCGTAATCGACATGGCAACGTTGAAGGTTTAA
- a CDS encoding AraC family transcriptional regulator yields the protein MLLTRHLDANATLVSLIQPLTTRDGFAPTALPGVQVLRASCDVARGPQIYEPSLVIIAQGSKLAYLGPRTLEYGAGHYLIQALPVPFECETFAMPNAPMLGISIAIDRVLLGELVLAMGLASGRHIPAQTPESMTSAVLDDAMRGCVERLLRCLHDPLECQIMGPARLRELLFVALRGPQADVLRALVEQQGQFARIAASLSHLHGHYTEPLNVETLASCANMSASTFHEHFKRSTLLSPVQYLKRLRLLRAQQLLISEGLGVAQVAHRVGYQSTSQFSREYKRYFERNPGDERAA from the coding sequence ATGTTGTTGACCCGTCATCTCGATGCCAATGCCACGCTGGTTTCGCTGATCCAGCCCCTGACGACCCGCGATGGCTTCGCGCCCACCGCGTTGCCGGGTGTTCAGGTGTTGCGGGCCAGTTGTGATGTGGCCCGTGGCCCGCAGATTTATGAGCCCAGCCTGGTAATCATCGCCCAAGGCAGCAAGTTGGCTTACCTGGGGCCGCGCACGCTCGAGTACGGAGCCGGACATTACCTGATTCAGGCATTGCCGGTGCCTTTCGAATGCGAAACCTTCGCTATGCCAAATGCACCGATGCTCGGGATTTCCATTGCGATCGACCGGGTGCTGCTCGGCGAGTTGGTACTGGCCATGGGGCTGGCGTCGGGGCGTCATATTCCGGCGCAGACGCCCGAGTCGATGACCTCGGCAGTCCTCGACGATGCCATGCGCGGTTGTGTGGAACGGCTGCTGCGTTGTCTGCATGATCCGCTGGAGTGCCAGATCATGGGGCCGGCGCGCTTGCGTGAGTTGCTGTTCGTTGCGTTACGCGGGCCGCAAGCGGATGTGTTGCGAGCGTTGGTGGAGCAGCAGGGGCAGTTCGCTCGAATCGCCGCCTCACTCAGCCATCTGCACGGGCACTACACCGAGCCGCTGAATGTCGAGACCTTGGCGAGTTGCGCGAATATGAGCGCGTCGACCTTTCATGAACACTTCAAACGCAGCACCTTGTTATCGCCGGTGCAGTACCTCAAACGCCTACGCTTGCTGCGGGCGCAGCAGCTTTTGATTTCTGAGGGCCTGGGTGTGGCTCAGGTCGCGCATCGGGTGGGGTATCAGAGTACGTCGCAGTTCAGTCGCGAGTACAAGCGCTACTTTGAGCGCAACCCCGGAGACGAGCGTGCCGCTTGA